The following coding sequences are from one Paucidesulfovibrio gracilis DSM 16080 window:
- the trpS gene encoding tryptophan--tRNA ligase gives MTNTRKRIVSGMRPTGPLHLGHYFGVLVNWVKLQEEFDCFFFVADWHALTSEYADPSRIKDFVPGLVMDWVAAGLDENKCVIYQQSAVKEIAELHLLLSMSTPLGWLERCPTYKEQKQQISQKDLNTYGFLGYPVLMSSDILMYRPEAVPVGQDQLPHLELCREIARRFNHIAGQDFLTEPKDLLTPDAKLPGLDGRKMSKSYGNSIGLGESMETIRPKVMGMLTDENRKRKADPGDPAICNLFPYHKLMTDAETCAEIEAGCRDASWGCVDCKKKLVESMDGFLTPLHDRRRQIENDPERLRAIIESGNAKAREAAVKTMEQVRELIHFNF, from the coding sequence ATGACCAACACAAGAAAACGCATTGTTTCGGGAATGCGGCCCACCGGACCGCTGCATTTGGGCCATTACTTCGGCGTGCTCGTCAACTGGGTCAAGCTCCAGGAGGAGTTCGACTGCTTTTTCTTCGTGGCGGACTGGCATGCCCTCACCAGCGAATACGCAGACCCGTCCCGCATCAAGGACTTTGTGCCCGGACTCGTCATGGACTGGGTTGCCGCCGGTCTGGACGAAAACAAGTGTGTGATTTATCAGCAGTCCGCCGTAAAGGAAATCGCGGAGCTGCACCTGCTACTCTCCATGAGCACGCCCCTGGGCTGGCTGGAACGCTGCCCCACCTACAAGGAGCAAAAGCAGCAAATTTCCCAAAAAGATTTGAACACTTACGGATTCCTGGGCTATCCCGTGCTCATGAGTTCGGACATCCTCATGTACCGCCCCGAGGCTGTACCCGTCGGGCAGGACCAATTGCCGCACCTGGAGCTGTGCCGCGAGATCGCCCGCCGCTTCAACCACATCGCGGGCCAGGACTTCCTGACCGAACCCAAGGATCTGCTCACCCCGGACGCCAAGCTCCCGGGCCTGGACGGACGCAAGATGAGCAAAAGCTACGGCAACTCCATCGGCCTGGGCGAATCCATGGAAACCATCCGCCCCAAGGTCATGGGCATGCTCACGGATGAAAACCGCAAGCGCAAGGCTGATCCCGGCGACCCGGCCATCTGCAATCTCTTCCCTTACCACAAGCTCATGACCGACGCGGAGACCTGCGCGGAAATCGAAGCGGGCTGTCGCGACGCCTCTTGGGGTTGTGTGGATTGTAAGAAAAAGCTCGTGGAATCCATGGACGGCTTTCTCACGCCCCTGCACGACCGCCGCCGCCAAATTGAAAATGATCCGGAACGGCTGCGGGCCATCATTGAAAGCGGCAACGCCAAAGCGCGTGAAGCCGCGGTCAAGACCATGGAACAAGTGCGCGAGCTGATCCATTTCAATTTCTAG
- a CDS encoding FKBP-type peptidyl-prolyl cis-trans isomerase, whose protein sequence is MAKAKQGDKVKVHYTGTLEDGSQFDSSEGREPLEFVLGQGMVIEGFEKAVTGMEPGESTSVAIPPAEAYGDRNEDLIFRVDRSQMPPDLSPEEGMVLEVQTEHGPAQLTVVELEEEVVTLDGNPPLAGKTLNFELSLVEIG, encoded by the coding sequence ATGGCCAAGGCAAAGCAAGGCGACAAAGTCAAAGTCCACTACACCGGCACGCTTGAGGACGGATCGCAGTTCGATTCCTCCGAGGGCCGCGAACCTCTGGAGTTCGTGCTCGGGCAAGGCATGGTCATCGAGGGCTTTGAAAAGGCCGTGACCGGCATGGAGCCGGGCGAATCCACCTCCGTGGCCATCCCCCCGGCAGAAGCTTACGGCGACCGCAACGAAGACCTCATCTTCCGCGTGGACCGCTCCCAGATGCCGCCGGACCTCAGCCCCGAAGAGGGCATGGTTCTGGAAGTGCAGACCGAACACGGCCCGGCCCAACTGACTGTCGTGGAACTCGAGGAAGAAGTGGTCACCCTGGACGGTAACCCGCCCCTGGCTGGCAAGACCCTGAACTTCGAGCTGAGCCTCGTGGAAATCGGCTGA